The Immundisolibacter cernigliae genome has a window encoding:
- a CDS encoding 3-deoxy-7-phosphoheptulonate synthase yields MDKLTNINVVEQQLMPTPAEVRARLPLTPAAERTVLEGRAAVQAILDRRDARRFVVVGPCSIHDLDAARDYARRLQALAHEVQDTLLIIMRVYFEKPRTSTGWKGLINDPRMDDSFHIEEGVLMARGLLLELAQMGLPAGTEALDPIMPQYLHDLITWTAIGARTTESQTHREMSSGLSTAVGFKNGTDGGIDVAINAMKSAASPHSFLGINLQGQSAVIRTRGNAYGHLVLRGGHDRPNYDSVAVALCEEALAKAKLPRNIVVDCSHANCSKKPELQGLVLENCVNQMLEGNRSIVGLMLESNLEAGNQPIPQDLSQLRYGVSVTDPCIDWPTTESLLRGMHNKLLPVVRAAKVA; encoded by the coding sequence ATGGACAAGCTGACCAATATCAATGTCGTCGAGCAGCAGCTGATGCCGACCCCGGCCGAGGTGCGCGCCCGCCTGCCGCTGACGCCGGCCGCCGAGCGCACGGTGCTGGAAGGCCGCGCCGCCGTGCAGGCCATCCTGGACCGGCGCGATGCGCGCCGCTTCGTGGTGGTCGGCCCATGTTCGATTCACGACCTGGACGCCGCCCGCGACTACGCACGGCGCCTGCAGGCCCTGGCGCACGAGGTACAGGACACGCTGCTGATCATCATGCGCGTGTACTTCGAGAAGCCGCGCACGTCGACCGGCTGGAAGGGCCTGATCAACGACCCGCGCATGGACGACTCCTTCCACATCGAGGAGGGCGTGCTGATGGCCCGCGGGCTGCTGCTGGAGCTGGCCCAGATGGGCCTGCCGGCCGGTACCGAGGCGCTCGACCCGATCATGCCGCAGTATCTGCACGACCTGATCACGTGGACCGCCATCGGCGCCCGCACCACCGAATCCCAGACCCACCGCGAGATGTCGAGCGGCCTGTCGACGGCGGTCGGCTTCAAGAACGGCACTGACGGCGGTATCGACGTGGCCATCAACGCCATGAAGTCGGCGGCCAGCCCGCACAGCTTTCTGGGCATCAACCTGCAGGGCCAGTCGGCGGTGATCCGCACCCGCGGCAACGCTTATGGCCATCTGGTGCTGCGCGGCGGCCATGACCGGCCGAACTACGATTCGGTCGCGGTGGCCCTGTGCGAGGAGGCACTGGCCAAGGCCAAGCTGCCGCGCAACATCGTCGTTGATTGCAGCCACGCCAACTGCAGCAAGAAGCCCGAACTGCAGGGCCTGGTGCTGGAGAACTGCGTCAACCAGATGCTGGAGGGCAACCGCTCCATCGTCGGCCTGATGCTCGAGAGCAACCTCGAGGCCGGCAACCAGCCGATCCCGCAGGACCTGTCGCAGCTGCGCTACGGCGTGTCGGTGACCGACCCGTGCATCGACTGGCCGACCACCGAGTCCCTGCTGCGGGGCATGCACAACAAGCTGCTGCCCGTGGTGCGCGCCGCCAAGGTCGCCTGA
- a CDS encoding aromatic ring-hydroxylating oxygenase subunit alpha, protein MPNLDPQALIIDTPQTHHYLVNKRAFADPALFARELQEIYGKLWLYVGHDTEIPNPGDFVTRTVAGRPMLYVRGTDGVARVYLNTCTHNGAKVCREEFGNRKHFPCAYHGWVFDCDGRAVEVPGEAAFGPQFDKADQGMIPPPSQASYRGFTFVSFAQRDDLVDYLAGAAQYLDILCQTSAAGMRVLPGTHLYATRANWKMLPVNVIDGNHFMPTHVTYLQYLRERGSEMKEPIRDFHEAHLGNGHTVFEYEAPWGRPQGKPDPAWSDAVNGQILARREELLARLGPELGDRIARRNRNLVIFPNLIINDIMGTTIRVAEPISVDHMEVTAWQFCPADDPPELARVRNEQFLTFLGPGGFATPDDIEGMEASQRGYACYREAPWINYSKGIAAELAGGFTRPGESDFMMRAFFNAWRDYLGMQQFTEAA, encoded by the coding sequence ATGCCGAATCTCGACCCGCAGGCGCTGATCATCGACACACCACAGACACACCACTACCTGGTCAACAAGCGCGCGTTTGCCGACCCGGCCCTGTTTGCCCGCGAGTTGCAGGAGATCTACGGCAAGCTGTGGCTGTACGTCGGCCACGATACGGAAATCCCGAATCCCGGCGATTTCGTCACCCGCACCGTCGCCGGCCGGCCGATGCTGTACGTGCGCGGCACGGACGGCGTGGCCCGCGTGTACCTGAACACCTGCACCCACAACGGCGCCAAGGTGTGCCGCGAGGAATTCGGTAACCGCAAGCACTTCCCCTGCGCCTACCACGGCTGGGTGTTCGACTGCGACGGGCGGGCGGTGGAAGTGCCCGGCGAGGCCGCCTTCGGACCTCAGTTCGACAAGGCCGACCAGGGGATGATCCCGCCACCGAGCCAGGCGAGTTACCGCGGCTTCACCTTCGTCAGCTTCGCGCAGCGCGACGACCTGGTGGATTACCTTGCCGGCGCCGCCCAGTACCTGGACATCCTGTGCCAGACCAGCGCCGCCGGCATGCGCGTGCTGCCGGGCACGCACCTGTACGCCACCCGCGCCAACTGGAAGATGCTGCCGGTGAACGTGATCGACGGCAACCACTTCATGCCGACCCACGTCACCTATTTGCAGTACCTGCGCGAACGCGGCAGCGAGATGAAAGAACCGATCCGCGACTTCCACGAAGCGCACCTTGGCAACGGCCACACCGTGTTCGAGTACGAGGCGCCGTGGGGCCGACCGCAGGGCAAGCCGGATCCGGCCTGGAGCGACGCCGTCAACGGCCAGATCCTGGCCCGGCGCGAGGAATTGCTTGCCCGCCTCGGCCCGGAGCTTGGCGACCGCATCGCGCGGCGCAACCGCAACCTGGTGATTTTTCCGAACCTGATCATCAACGACATCATGGGCACCACCATCCGCGTGGCCGAGCCCATCAGCGTCGATCACATGGAAGTCACCGCCTGGCAGTTCTGCCCGGCCGACGACCCGCCGGAACTGGCCCGCGTGCGCAACGAGCAGTTCCTGACCTTCCTCGGGCCGGGCGGCTTCGCCACACCGGACGACATCGAGGGCATGGAGGCCTCCCAGCGTGGCTACGCCTGCTACCGCGAGGCGCCGTGGATCAACTACTCCAAGGGCATCGCCGCCGAACTGGCCGGCGGCTTCACCCGCCCGGGCGAGTCGGATTTCATGATGCGCGCCTTCTTCAACGCCTGGCGTGACTACCTGGGCATGCAGCAGTTCACGGAGGCGGCATGA
- the gltX gene encoding glutamate--tRNA ligase, which produces MSVRSRFAPSPTGYLHIGGARTALFAWLHARHHGGTFILRIEDTDRERSTVESVNAILEGMAWLGLNYDEGPFYQTHRFAHYRAVLERMLDAGQAYRCYCTQEDLAARRESQLARKEKPRYDGRCRNLTAPPPGNPPSVIRFRNPLDGDVVVDDLIRGRVAFSNTELDDLVLARSDGTPTYNFTVVVDDMDMGVTCVIRGDDHLNNTPRQINILRALGAPVPQYAHVPMILGPDGARLSKRHGAVSVLQYRDEGFLPEALLNYLVRLGWSHGDQEVFSLDELVTLFEVEHVNRAAAAVNPDKLLWLNQHYLKTSDPDHVARHLSPFMGLHGIDPALDGPPLAQVVLALRERSKTLVEMAQKALPFYREFQDYDPASLKHLTPDAIEPLLALHTRFEQLADWQAAALHQTVEDVAAQHGRTFGQLAQPLRVALCGSAVSPAIDITLELIGRGRVLGRLERAVQWLHGQASA; this is translated from the coding sequence ATGAGTGTCCGCAGCCGTTTCGCGCCCAGCCCCACCGGCTACCTGCACATCGGCGGTGCGCGCACTGCCCTGTTCGCCTGGCTGCACGCCCGCCATCACGGCGGCACCTTCATCCTGCGCATCGAGGACACGGACCGTGAGCGCTCGACGGTGGAATCGGTCAACGCCATCCTGGAAGGCATGGCCTGGCTGGGCCTGAACTACGACGAGGGGCCGTTCTACCAGACCCACCGCTTCGCTCACTACCGCGCGGTGCTGGAGCGCATGCTGGACGCCGGCCAGGCCTACCGCTGCTACTGCACGCAGGAGGACCTGGCCGCCCGGCGCGAGTCGCAGCTGGCGCGCAAGGAAAAACCCCGCTACGACGGCCGCTGCCGCAACCTGACCGCGCCGCCGCCCGGCAATCCGCCGTCGGTGATCCGTTTCCGCAATCCGCTGGACGGCGACGTGGTGGTGGACGACCTGATCCGCGGCCGGGTTGCGTTCAGCAACACCGAACTCGACGACCTGGTGCTGGCGCGCAGCGACGGCACGCCGACCTACAACTTCACCGTGGTCGTGGACGACATGGACATGGGCGTGACCTGCGTCATCCGCGGCGACGATCACCTGAACAACACGCCGCGGCAGATCAACATCCTGCGCGCACTCGGCGCGCCGGTGCCGCAGTACGCGCACGTGCCGATGATCCTTGGCCCCGACGGCGCGCGGCTGTCCAAGCGCCATGGAGCCGTCAGTGTGCTGCAGTACCGCGACGAGGGCTTTCTGCCGGAGGCGCTGCTGAACTACCTGGTGCGCCTGGGCTGGTCGCACGGCGATCAGGAGGTGTTCTCGCTGGACGAACTGGTCACGCTGTTCGAGGTGGAGCACGTCAACCGCGCCGCCGCGGCGGTCAATCCGGACAAGCTGCTGTGGCTGAACCAGCATTACCTCAAAACCAGCGACCCCGACCACGTGGCGCGGCATCTGAGCCCCTTCATGGGCCTGCACGGCATCGATCCGGCACTCGACGGCCCGCCGCTGGCGCAGGTGGTGCTGGCGCTGCGCGAGCGCAGCAAGACGCTGGTCGAGATGGCGCAAAAGGCCCTGCCGTTCTACCGCGAGTTCCAGGACTACGACCCGGCCTCGCTGAAACACTTGACGCCGGATGCCATCGAACCGCTGCTGGCCCTGCACACCCGCTTCGAGCAGCTCGCCGACTGGCAGGCCGCGGCGCTGCACCAGACCGTGGAGGACGTGGCCGCCCAGCACGGGCGCACGTTCGGCCAGCTGGCGCAGCCGCTGCGCGTGGCCCTGTGCGGCAGCGCCGTGTCGCCGGCCATCGACATCACCCTGGAGCTGATCGGCCGCGGCCGGGTGCTCGGCCGCCTGGAGCGCGCCGTGCAATGGCTGCACGGCCAAGCCTCTGCTTGA
- a CDS encoding DUF1302 family protein: MKRTCSALPAGMAALLGSAILAPGMARAVEFEYSGYIREHLSVNLQDNDQFEAKGSPGGNPVTFMGDEFGGQGEFSMIRHSGKLEASADFGPFQIAGIGRIARETRTSYERGLQDASKAIAAYVHPGAFGYGALTAPPAFGGFGVTTNAEGGPLMPGDAVYANAGLFGYGGGTTDDLLLDDYDSTELRELYVTFDLGERTHVKLGKQQVVWGETDFFRAMDIIHGYDLRWRSFLETENEELRKPLNLANITIDVPELGGDLQLIYRPGWDGADDVGDDGPINGGRWAPAPWTGAGVTSSLIGPINRHHKYGDEDDANYGFRWSGIFKQVGYSFAYYRGISSDGVTISNPILSPGGSNWLWDPKDNGINGLQRAAESVSPKVETYGFTFNAFSGALDAVLRGELAFTPNKPYNTGTNTYLDLLGLFQGTGVLPPPGVGGMPDLKGILNDPNDPGSAYSVGDPVTADLTPVGLALDLPGMGPVIEKDTLKIMIGTDKNLNWTMNTLGTSRPAFWTLQLFDTWVMNFDRDDDIVENFGFGASRREHQTFLTNAFSFPYKYDTVTPGIALGVDLGSFDSFLIPSLDLQFGDHWRVRFEANLFFPTHVEKTNLGMTDTKTRTLGTLHNRDQLVARITYQF; the protein is encoded by the coding sequence ATGAAGCGGACGTGTTCGGCATTGCCGGCCGGTATGGCGGCCCTGCTGGGGTCGGCAATTCTGGCGCCCGGCATGGCGCGCGCGGTGGAGTTCGAGTACTCCGGCTACATCCGCGAGCACCTGTCGGTCAACCTGCAGGACAACGACCAGTTCGAGGCCAAGGGCTCGCCGGGCGGCAATCCGGTGACGTTCATGGGCGACGAGTTCGGCGGCCAGGGCGAGTTCTCGATGATCCGCCACAGCGGCAAGCTGGAAGCCTCGGCCGATTTCGGACCGTTCCAGATTGCCGGCATCGGCCGCATTGCGCGTGAGACCCGCACCAGCTACGAGCGGGGGCTACAGGACGCATCCAAGGCGATTGCCGCCTATGTACACCCGGGTGCCTTCGGGTATGGCGCGCTCACCGCGCCACCGGCGTTCGGCGGTTTCGGCGTGACCACGAATGCTGAAGGCGGTCCGCTGATGCCGGGTGACGCGGTGTACGCCAATGCCGGGCTGTTCGGCTACGGCGGCGGCACCACCGATGACCTGTTGCTGGACGACTACGACTCGACCGAACTGCGCGAGCTGTACGTGACCTTCGATCTTGGTGAGCGCACCCACGTCAAGCTCGGCAAGCAGCAGGTGGTGTGGGGCGAGACCGATTTCTTCCGGGCCATGGACATCATTCACGGCTACGACCTGCGCTGGCGCTCGTTCCTGGAGACCGAAAACGAGGAACTGCGCAAGCCGCTGAACCTGGCCAACATCACCATCGACGTGCCGGAACTGGGAGGCGACTTGCAGCTGATCTACCGTCCGGGCTGGGATGGTGCCGACGACGTGGGCGACGACGGTCCCATCAACGGCGGTCGCTGGGCTCCGGCGCCCTGGACCGGCGCGGGCGTGACCAGCTCGCTGATCGGGCCGATCAACCGCCACCACAAGTATGGCGACGAGGACGACGCCAACTACGGCTTCCGCTGGTCGGGCATCTTCAAGCAGGTGGGCTATTCGTTCGCCTACTACCGGGGCATCAGCAGCGACGGCGTGACGATCTCCAACCCGATTCTGAGCCCGGGCGGCAGCAACTGGCTATGGGATCCGAAAGACAACGGTATCAACGGCTTGCAGCGCGCCGCAGAGTCAGTCTCTCCCAAGGTCGAGACCTACGGCTTCACCTTTAATGCCTTTTCGGGGGCACTGGATGCGGTGTTGCGCGGCGAGTTGGCCTTCACGCCGAACAAACCCTACAACACCGGCACCAATACGTACCTGGACCTGCTCGGCTTGTTTCAGGGCACCGGTGTGTTGCCGCCGCCTGGCGTTGGCGGCATGCCCGACCTGAAGGGCATTCTGAACGACCCGAACGATCCGGGCTCGGCCTATTCCGTGGGCGACCCGGTCACGGCCGACCTTACACCGGTCGGTCTGGCCCTGGACCTTCCAGGCATGGGTCCGGTGATCGAGAAGGACACCCTCAAGATCATGATCGGCACGGACAAGAACCTGAACTGGACCATGAACACGCTGGGCACCTCGCGGCCGGCGTTCTGGACCCTGCAGCTGTTCGACACCTGGGTGATGAACTTCGATCGGGACGACGACATCGTCGAGAACTTCGGCTTCGGCGCTTCGCGACGTGAGCACCAGACCTTCCTGACCAATGCCTTCTCGTTCCCCTACAAGTACGACACGGTGACGCCGGGTATCGCGCTGGGTGTGGACCTGGGCAGTTTCGACTCGTTCCTGATCCCGTCGCTCGATTTGCAGTTCGGCGATCACTGGCGAGTGCGCTTCGAGGCCAATCTGTTCTTCCCGACCCATGTCGAGAAGACCAACCTGGGCATGACGGACACCAAGACCCGCACGCTCGGCACGCTGCACAACCGCGACCAATTGGTGGCGCGCATCACCTACCAGTTCTGA
- a CDS encoding TetR/AcrR family transcriptional regulator, which produces MSSPASQTPRADDPAEQLSHERILVQALPLFATQGYGGVTMREIARAAGLTIGTLYHYFPSKRALYLAVLDRAYGKAARHWTNEVLHGPDDPRDRLEIYLREYCAFVADNHDFVRLMKREQLEGDAEQMELQANTLFAQQYQDTVDLCAELAPQRDPTLLAHSLIGMVLHHYEVRALRPLFPGYRPEHDEPERVAAHVLSVLSEGMAWHAKPARDGKS; this is translated from the coding sequence ATGTCGTCCCCCGCCTCGCAGACCCCTCGTGCCGACGACCCGGCTGAACAGCTCAGCCACGAGCGCATCCTTGTGCAGGCGCTGCCCTTGTTCGCGACCCAGGGCTACGGCGGCGTCACCATGCGCGAAATCGCCCGCGCTGCCGGGCTGACCATCGGCACGCTTTATCACTACTTCCCAAGCAAGCGGGCGCTGTATCTGGCGGTGCTGGACCGCGCCTATGGCAAGGCCGCCCGGCACTGGACAAATGAAGTCCTGCATGGGCCGGACGACCCGCGGGACAGGCTGGAGATCTACTTGCGCGAGTACTGCGCGTTCGTGGCCGACAACCACGATTTCGTACGCCTGATGAAGCGCGAGCAGCTGGAAGGTGACGCCGAGCAAATGGAGTTGCAGGCAAACACGCTGTTTGCCCAGCAGTACCAGGACACGGTGGATCTATGCGCCGAACTCGCGCCGCAGCGTGATCCAACCCTGCTTGCCCACTCCCTGATCGGCATGGTGTTGCACCACTACGAGGTGCGGGCTCTGCGCCCCTTGTTTCCCGGCTACCGCCCCGAACACGACGAGCCGGAGCGGGTCGCCGCCCACGTGCTGAGTGTCTTGAGCGAGGGTATGGCCTGGCATGCAAAACCCGCCAGGGACGGCAAGTCGTGA
- a CDS encoding VOC family protein, whose translation MSDSRLCPTRLGYVHLRVKNLDESLAFWTRAVPLEVSARLGGRVYLRGGLQHHWIVLEQSADPGLERVALEVETRAELDAFEARLKALGVAFEAGDGLDTERVDRYLRFADPAGNPLELYCDMVAMPTPPTPRAVQLLDIQHVVLAAGDPSRATAFYRDVLGMRESDWVERDVCFLHMKNGWHHGIGVGGFGGAASGLNHVCFQPPGLDDVMRARATVRKLGYPITMDLLRHAPSTSVGFYFAGPDTVAEMSFGARHFTEDAPPRPRLLARGLDTIDVWQQGLVDHEQSVIDELKKMAERQRATG comes from the coding sequence ATGTCCGATTCTCGCCTGTGTCCGACGCGCCTGGGCTACGTTCACCTGCGGGTGAAGAACCTGGACGAATCGCTGGCCTTCTGGACCCGCGCCGTGCCGCTGGAGGTGAGCGCCCGCCTGGGCGGGCGGGTGTACCTGCGCGGTGGCCTGCAGCACCACTGGATAGTGCTCGAGCAATCGGCCGACCCCGGCCTCGAACGGGTGGCGCTGGAAGTGGAAACACGCGCCGAGCTGGACGCCTTCGAGGCGCGGTTGAAGGCGCTCGGCGTCGCCTTCGAGGCCGGTGACGGCCTGGACACCGAGCGCGTCGACCGCTACCTGCGTTTCGCCGATCCGGCCGGCAATCCGCTCGAACTGTACTGCGATATGGTGGCCATGCCGACGCCGCCGACGCCGCGCGCCGTGCAGCTGCTGGACATCCAGCACGTCGTGCTGGCGGCCGGCGACCCCTCCCGGGCGACCGCCTTCTACCGCGACGTACTGGGAATGCGCGAGTCCGACTGGGTCGAGCGTGACGTGTGCTTTTTGCACATGAAAAACGGCTGGCACCACGGCATCGGTGTCGGCGGCTTCGGTGGCGCGGCCAGCGGCCTGAATCACGTCTGCTTCCAGCCGCCGGGGCTGGATGACGTGATGCGGGCACGTGCCACCGTGCGCAAGCTCGGCTACCCGATCACCATGGACCTGCTGCGCCACGCGCCGTCGACATCGGTCGGCTTTTACTTTGCCGGGCCGGACACGGTGGCCGAGATGAGCTTCGGCGCCCGCCACTTCACCGAGGACGCGCCGCCCAGGCCGCGGCTGCTGGCGCGTGGCCTAGACACCATCGACGTGTGGCAACAGGGCCTGGTCGACCACGAACAGTCGGTGATCGACGAGCTGAAGAAAATGGCCGAGCGTCAACGCGCCACCGGCTGA
- a CDS encoding aromatic-ring-hydroxylating dioxygenase subunit beta, with translation MNMQDITRAEVETFLARDAWLLDTWQLQEWLGLFSPQARYQVPSTDRPDGDPVNSLHLIDDDFRQLCFRVKRFNLPQGHAEQPHSRTQRLVTNVLLHGERDGALVVTAAFLIARTRHGVQDHFVGRYELRLVSDGETLKFVQRRAILAMPGLRPVGTVGIIV, from the coding sequence ATGAACATGCAGGACATCACTCGCGCCGAGGTCGAGACCTTCCTGGCGCGCGACGCGTGGCTGCTGGATACCTGGCAGCTTCAGGAATGGCTCGGGCTGTTCAGCCCGCAGGCGCGCTACCAGGTGCCGAGCACCGACCGTCCGGACGGCGACCCGGTGAACAGCTTGCACTTGATCGACGACGACTTCCGCCAGCTGTGCTTCCGGGTCAAGCGCTTCAACCTGCCGCAGGGCCATGCCGAGCAGCCGCACTCGCGCACCCAGCGCCTGGTCACCAACGTGCTGCTGCACGGTGAGCGGGACGGCGCACTGGTGGTGACCGCGGCGTTCCTGATCGCCCGCACCCGTCACGGCGTGCAGGACCACTTCGTCGGCCGCTACGAGCTGCGCCTGGTCAGCGACGGCGAGACTCTTAAGTTTGTTCAGCGCCGCGCCATCCTGGCCATGCCCGGCCTGCGGCCGGTCGGCACCGTCGGCATCATCGTGTGA
- a CDS encoding aromatic-ring-hydroxylating dioxygenase subunit beta yields MSQLPIRHEVEELIHAYVQCIDDDQLESWPDFFADECVYKVIPRENADLGLPVAVMFCDSKGMLRDRIVALRKANIYAPHFYRHLVSNVRVLGEQDGVISAQTNYVVFQTLLDGETRIYNAGKYLDKMVRVNGQLRFREKLCVFDTNRIQTLMVTPI; encoded by the coding sequence ATGAGCCAATTACCGATACGCCACGAAGTCGAGGAACTGATCCACGCCTACGTGCAGTGCATCGACGACGATCAGCTTGAAAGCTGGCCGGATTTTTTTGCCGACGAGTGCGTGTACAAGGTCATCCCGCGCGAGAACGCGGACCTGGGCCTGCCGGTGGCGGTGATGTTCTGCGACAGCAAGGGCATGCTGCGCGACCGCATCGTGGCCCTGCGCAAGGCCAACATCTACGCGCCGCACTTCTACCGCCACCTGGTCAGCAATGTGCGCGTGCTGGGCGAGCAGGACGGCGTGATCAGCGCGCAGACCAACTACGTCGTGTTCCAGACCCTGCTGGACGGCGAGACGCGCATCTACAACGCCGGCAAGTACCTGGACAAGATGGTGCGCGTGAACGGGCAGCTGCGTTTCAGGGAAAAGCTGTGCGTGTTCGACACCAACCGCATCCAGACGCTGATGGTGACGCCGATTTAA
- a CDS encoding aromatic ring-hydroxylating dioxygenase subunit alpha: MNQPHMPAVSDLSDYAWPDDVVQVPYWVYSDPAVFALEQERIFRGPTWSFVALEAEIPKPFDWKATFIGETPVVVTRDGEGEIHAWVNRCAHRGALVCRELRGNSQTHTCVYHQWAYDSAGSLIGVPFRKGLGGKGGYPADFQMAEHGARKLRVARYKGLVYASFSDATPPLETYFGPDMLHWVDRVFTGPVEFLGTSRQYIHSNWKLYTENTKDPYHASLLHLFHATFGVYRSSMGGGCTLGGEHGMHSILRAWKIENEDIGEYKTGKIRTYDQGVTLADPSLLDVHPELEPVFTNHIQSLFPSMVLQQIHNTLAVRQIVPKGVDAFELVFHFFGYADDTPELRAMRLKQANLVGPAGYISMEDGEATQLVQQGIVGAADGFAYDALGGRGMENTDSLVDEALIRSFWRGYRGLMGL; this comes from the coding sequence ATGAACCAGCCTCACATGCCTGCCGTGTCCGATCTGTCCGACTATGCCTGGCCCGACGACGTGGTCCAGGTTCCCTACTGGGTCTATTCGGACCCGGCCGTCTTCGCCCTGGAGCAGGAGCGCATCTTTCGCGGTCCGACCTGGAGTTTCGTGGCGCTGGAAGCGGAGATTCCCAAGCCCTTCGACTGGAAGGCGACCTTTATTGGCGAAACGCCGGTGGTCGTCACGCGCGACGGCGAGGGCGAAATCCACGCCTGGGTCAACCGCTGTGCGCATCGTGGTGCGCTGGTGTGCCGCGAGCTGCGTGGCAACAGCCAGACCCACACCTGCGTCTATCACCAGTGGGCCTACGACAGCGCCGGCAGCCTGATCGGCGTGCCGTTTCGCAAAGGCCTGGGCGGCAAGGGCGGCTATCCGGCCGACTTCCAGATGGCCGAGCATGGTGCCCGCAAGCTGCGCGTGGCCCGTTACAAGGGGCTTGTTTACGCGAGTTTCTCGGACGCCACGCCGCCGCTCGAAACCTATTTCGGACCCGACATGCTGCACTGGGTGGACCGCGTGTTCACCGGGCCGGTGGAATTCCTGGGCACCTCGCGCCAGTACATCCACTCCAACTGGAAGCTGTACACGGAGAACACCAAGGATCCGTACCACGCGTCCCTGCTGCACCTGTTCCACGCCACGTTTGGCGTGTACCGCTCGTCCATGGGCGGCGGCTGCACCCTCGGTGGCGAGCACGGCATGCACAGCATCCTGCGTGCCTGGAAGATCGAAAACGAGGACATCGGCGAGTACAAGACCGGCAAGATCCGGACCTATGACCAAGGCGTGACGCTGGCCGACCCGTCGCTGCTGGACGTGCATCCGGAACTCGAGCCGGTGTTCACCAACCACATCCAGTCGCTGTTCCCCAGCATGGTGCTGCAGCAGATCCACAACACCCTGGCGGTGCGTCAGATCGTGCCCAAGGGCGTGGATGCCTTCGAGCTGGTGTTCCATTTCTTCGGCTACGCCGACGACACCCCCGAGCTGCGCGCCATGCGCCTGAAGCAGGCCAACCTGGTCGGTCCGGCCGGCTACATCTCGATGGAGGACGGCGAGGCCACGCAACTGGTGCAGCAGGGCATCGTCGGCGCTGCGGACGGGTTCGCCTACGACGCCCTGGGCGGACGCGGCATGGAAAACACCGACAGCCTGGTCGACGAGGCACTGATCCGCTCCTTCTGGCGCGGTTACCGGGGCCTCATGGGCCTCTGA
- a CDS encoding fatty acid desaturase, translating into MADDSINSIKSRSPAAWFLVPGAMVLLAVAGLWRGGGWVWLGIAQLPLLALIDTWLGPDRRPRAPLPSWLADGLLMFQLPLIVALWAVFAWRVGPGADALAGADWLGLVLSTAFVTAYGALPASHELGHRDDPLRRRVGNLLDTFLLAPYGVLSHNHVHHLKLDTPIDAETARRGQSLYRFMMYMGWNRHLESWRVEAQRLRRLGMSPWSWRSAVWRGFAQYTLLLAAVAAVAGARGVGLAVLVSVLALLMLTALSYAQHYGLTRVPDSPVRTHHAWNHLYPLTRGGMFEITTHSQHHMDVDVRYWQLTPLPDAPQLPSAWACLLLALVPPLWERLLRRRLDDWDRRYAEGEERRLAAAASAAAGWTPANVEPT; encoded by the coding sequence ATGGCCGACGACAGCATTAACAGCATTAAAAGCCGCTCCCCGGCGGCCTGGTTTCTTGTGCCGGGTGCCATGGTGTTGCTGGCGGTGGCCGGCCTGTGGCGCGGTGGCGGCTGGGTCTGGCTGGGTATTGCGCAGCTCCCGCTGCTGGCCCTGATCGATACTTGGCTTGGACCCGACCGGCGCCCGCGGGCGCCGCTGCCGTCATGGCTGGCCGACGGCCTGCTGATGTTTCAGTTGCCGCTGATCGTCGCGCTGTGGGCGGTGTTCGCCTGGCGCGTCGGGCCGGGCGCGGACGCCCTGGCAGGCGCCGACTGGCTGGGGCTGGTGCTGTCAACCGCCTTCGTCACCGCCTACGGTGCGCTGCCGGCTTCGCACGAGCTCGGCCACCGCGACGACCCGCTGCGCCGGCGCGTCGGCAATCTGCTCGACACCTTCCTGCTGGCGCCGTACGGAGTGCTGTCGCACAACCACGTGCATCACCTGAAGCTCGACACGCCGATCGACGCCGAAACCGCGCGTCGCGGCCAGAGCCTGTACCGCTTCATGATGTACATGGGCTGGAACCGGCACCTCGAAAGCTGGCGCGTGGAAGCGCAGCGCCTGCGGCGGCTGGGCATGTCGCCCTGGTCCTGGCGCAGCGCGGTATGGCGCGGGTTCGCCCAGTACACGCTGTTGCTGGCGGCGGTGGCTGCGGTAGCCGGTGCCCGCGGTGTCGGTCTGGCGGTGCTGGTGTCGGTGCTGGCGCTGCTGATGCTGACGGCGCTGTCCTATGCGCAGCACTACGGCCTGACCCGCGTGCCGGACTCGCCGGTACGTACTCACCACGCCTGGAATCATCTGTACCCGCTCACGCGCGGGGGCATGTTCGAGATCACCACCCACTCGCAGCACCACATGGACGTGGACGTGCGCTATTGGCAGCTGACGCCGCTGCCGGACGCGCCGCAGCTGCCCAGTGCGTGGGCCTGCCTGCTGCTGGCGCTGGTGCCGCCGCTGTGGGAACGGCTGCTGCGCCGGCGCCTGGACGACTGGGACCGCCGTTACGCCGAGGGCGAGGAACGCCGGCTGGCGGCAGCGGCCAGTGCCGCTGCCGGCTGGACGCCGGCGAACGTCGAACCCACCTGA